The following is a genomic window from Piliocolobus tephrosceles isolate RC106 unplaced genomic scaffold, ASM277652v3 unscaffolded_36359, whole genome shotgun sequence.
ACTCAGTACCTTTTCTATGTAGCACTTTTCACACTGTTTAAACATCTGTTTAAAGACTGTACACCCACTAGATGGAAAATTGTTATAAGATATACAGACATTGTCTTGTTACCACCACTTGCCTAACTTCTACAAACTCAACAATTATCTGTGGAAACAAGCTAATACAGATGAAATGAATAATTGTATATTTGCTCTGAAATAAGAAGAGAAAGCACTTTAAGTGTTCCTTGAGCGTGATAATGTGGAAGAAATTAGGCATTTGTAGCCCTCCGGATCCACCTCTGACATgatgtcttttcctttttaccaCCTTGCAGGAGgtgtcttttccttttatttttctggtataGGCAATTCGTACTCATTTcacaaagtttagaaaaaaaagaaaaacataaataggaTAGTGAAGCATGCTATCATCTAGAGAAAAAATCTTTTGAAGTTTGTGTGTAATTATTACAGAAGGGGAGGGGTAAGCTAGTGTCTGTACACTTCCGCTAAATCATGTAAATGAGGACTCTACCAGGAAGAATCGCTGCTCTTAGATAAGAGCGCATTTTATTTCCCTAGATTGCATGTATTTAATTCATATAACACGAGAAACTCCTCCAGTAGCGTCAACCAGGGTTGATAAGAATAAAtgataaagcaaaacaaaaacaccttctCCAAGATTTTGAAACTGCAAGCGAACGCATGGTGGCGCTGTTGACTAAGAAGGCGACTTAAACCACGGGCATTGTGCATGCTTGGTGACGCACGGATCCAGTGTGGTGAACCAGAGGCTGTGAGCCCAGGAAGATTTTTGAGTCAGCAAGTCTGAGCCTCTGGAAAGGCTTATTGACTAGGCCGTCTGCAAAGGTTGTGGGGCAAAAGACTGTTTCCCAGCGCTGTCTGAGGTTCAGCTTGGAGACATTCCCAAGAAAAGCGTGACGGAAAGTGCAATGGAGGCGGGAGGAGAACGATTTCTTAGACAAAGGCAAGTCctgcttctctttgtttttctgggaGGGTCTCTGGCTGGGTCCGAGTCAAGACGCTATTCTGTGgctgaggaaaaagagaagggcTTTTTAATAGCCAACCTAGCAAAGGATCTGGGGCTAAGGGTAGAGGAACTGGCCGCGAGGGGAGCCCAAGTTGTGTTCAAAGGGAACAAACAGCATTTTCAGCTCAGTCATCAGACAGGTGATTTGCTTCTGAATGAGAAATTGGACCGGGAGGAGCTATGCGGCCCCACAGAACCATGCATACTGCATTTTCAGATATTACTGCAAAACCCTTTGCAGTTTGTTACAAACGAGCTCCATATCATAGATGTAAATGACCATTCTCCGgtattctttgaaaatgaaatgcatCTGAAAATCCTAGAAAGCACTCTACCAGGAGCAGTAATTCCTTTGGGAAATGCTGAGGACTTGGATGTGGGAAGAAACAGCCTCCAAAACTACACTATCACTCCGAATTCCCACTTCCACGTACTCACTCGCAGTCGTAGGGACGGAAGGAAGTACCCGGAACTAGTACTGGATAAAGCGCTGGATCGGGAGGAGCAGCCGGAGCTCAGCTTAATGCTCACTGCGCTGGACGGCGGCGCTCCCCCTCGGTCTGGGACAGCCCAGATAAACATCCAGGTCTTAGATATAAACGACAATGCACCAGAATTTGCACAGCCGCTCTATGAGGTTGCAGTTCTAGAGAATACCCCCGTTAACTCTGTCATTGTCACAGTCTCGGCTTCTGATTTAGATACAGGAAGTTTTGGGACAATATCATACGCATTTTTTCATGCTTCTGAAGAAATTCGCAAAACTTTTCAGCTAAATCCAATTACTGGTGATATGCAACTagtcaaatatttgaattttgaagCGATTAATAGTTATGAAGTCGACATCGAGGCCACGGATGGCGGAGGCCTATCGGGAAAGTCTACAGTCATAGTCCAGGTGGTTGATGTCAACGACAACCCACCGGAACTGACCTTGTCTTCAGTAAACAGCCCTATCCCCGAGAACTCCGCAGAGACTGTACTGGCTGTTTTCAGTGTTTCTGATCTAGACTCTGGAGACAACGGAAGAGTGGTGTGTTCCATTGAGAACAATCTCCCCTTCTTCCTGAAACCATCCGTAGAGAATTTTTACACCCTCATGTCAGAAGGCGCACTGGACAGAGAGACCAGATCCGAGTACAACATCACCATCACCGTCACTGATTTGGGGACACCCAGGCTGAAAACCAAGTACAACATAACTGTGCTGATCTCCGACGTCAATGACAACGCCCCCGCCTTCACCCAAACCTCCTACACCCTGTTCGTCC
Proteins encoded in this region:
- the LOC113222914 gene encoding LOW QUALITY PROTEIN: protocadherin beta-3-like (The sequence of the model RefSeq protein was modified relative to this genomic sequence to represent the inferred CDS: inserted 2 bases in 1 codon), with translation MEAGGERFLRQRQVLLLFVFLGGSLAGSESRRYSVAEEKEKGFLIANLAKDLGLRVEELAARGAQVVFKGNKQHFQLSHQTGDLLLNEKLDREELCGPTEPCILHFQILLQNPLQFVTNELHIIDVNDHSPVFFENEMHLKILESTLPGAVIPLGNAEDLDVGRNSLQNYTITPNSHFHVLTRSRRDGRKYPELVLDKALDREEQPELSLMLTALDGGAPPRSGTAQINIQVLDINDNAPEFAQPLYEVAVLENTPVNSVIVTVSASDLDTGSFGTISYAFFHASEEIRKTFQLNPITGDMQLVKYLNFEAINSYEVDIEATDGGGLSGKSTVIVQVVDVNDNPPELTLSSVNSPIPENSAETVLAVFSVSDLDSGDNGRVVCSIENNLPFFLKPSVENFYTLMSEGALDRETRSEYNITITVTDLGTPRLKTKYNITVLISDVNDNAPAFTQTSYTLFVRENNSPALHIGSVSATDRDSGTNAQVTYSLLPPQDPHLPLASLVSINADNGHLFALRSLDYEALQAFEFRVGATDHGSPALSSEALVRVLXCWTPTTTRPSCCTRCRTAPRPAPSWCPERPSRATW